ttaaaggTCTCACTGGTGACCATTCTCGAAACAAGAGGAACGAATAGAAAATCAAGAGGAACGAATAGAAAATGAATGTAGAGGAATAAAATTGTAGGAACGAAAGGGAATGGTTGTTCCATCCCATATTTAACAAGGAAttaatttgttctttatttctctacaaaCACTAGTAGAAAAATGTTATATAGACACGAAAATTTTCATGACTAACGCTAATTTTTCGTGACTATACATTGATGTAGACACGAAAAGTCACGAAAAAATTTCGTGTGTATACGATCGTGACCAAAATTTACCGTGACTAAACGTGTATAAAACAGTCACGTTTTTGACACTGTTATTTTCGTGGTTTATATTTGTCACGCTTAGTGTTTGTGACTATTCCGtgactatttattaaaaaaaaaacaaaaaaaaaataattagcaAATTAagaatcaatattattaaaacagaaacatgactTATTGATATAGATGTAGtccaattattttaatataattatgaaaatatcttattaatcatttaagataaatattatataaagaaaaacatatatataactaaaaacacaaatataaaaattaaatttcaacaaaagtgtaaaacaaaaaatatacccgctcTTTTAAgagcgggtcaaaatctagttaatgaattaaaaaacaatacaaatatGTTTTTCGTATATATGGTgtcatatacatatttatatatcatacatataagtataacatatatacacacatatacaAAAGCGTGAGCTTGACCGGAGATTTAACTTCGCCGGCACAGCTCCGCCCTAGCCTCTGGTTTGTCACGTCGCGCCTCTGCATTCGGTTAGTCGCGCCTCTGCCTGCGGTTCGTCACTCCTCCGCCTCGTCACTACATGCGGCATGTCTCTGCTATCTCATCCTTCGCCTCTGGTGTGCCTCCACTACTCCAGCTGTTCTTTACTCCAAATTGTCTCATACCAGATCTGTGAGCCGAGATGTTTGTACGATCTAGATCTGATGCCGAACATCGAATCTCCGTGTGCGAGAACAACTCCGACGATAACTGCATTTCACACCAGTCTCAGGCGCAACAACAACATCGTATCGTAGGAGTAGATTTGGTAGACAGTGAAGGAGATCTGGTGATGGCAGAAGGAAGAGATTCGGTTTGATAAAATACTATAGTGGTTGGTGAAAAGATTATGTGAGTGGAGTAGAAGAAAGGAATTAGGTGACCAGAATCGATGAAATCGATTTGTTTGTGTTAAGAGGAAGAGAATCGTTTGTAGAAGAAGATAATACTTGTTTACAGAGGAAAAGGTACATGGGAGAACGAGAGAAAAAGGAAGGAAGTAATATGAGCCATTAGATCAAATTGATCAATGGTTAAGACAGTTATCCTTGTCAAAAGGTATAGACCAATGAGAAAATTTCACTAAAGTATCTTgcttttatctttctttctttttttttctttttttcccgactttgttttcttttttctttgtaacaCATGCATCCTCTACcattatatgtattttgttattatCGTTAGGTTGTTATTTCTAGGTATTTGGTTCATAGTTTTCAGATAATTTAGATtattagatataaaatttaaaaatgtaatgTAGAAGTTAACTTCAAAATTgaggaatttaaaattttaaaggatTCAATccatatttaaaatgatttagttCACATTTAAaaggagaaaaattaaaaattgtttttaaactaCAAATTTGACTTCtgagtatatataaaattatattttttatttacatttttaactaactaaaatttttatatttgagtcattttattatttaagttttgatgtTTGGATAAGGTTTGTGGTAAGGTTTAAAGTAGGGTTTGAAGTAGGGTTTGTGGTTATGTTTAAAGTTATGatttgaaaaaagaaattaaaatcttTTAACTCTGTATAAGAGTTAGATCTTAGTTTAAGCTATAATATAGTAAACTACATTGCATATTCagagtttagggtttcaaaATTTCACTTAGGGTTTACAGATTTAAATAGTCGTGAACAAAATGTGACAAATTCATGACTACTTAAAAAAAGTAACACCATCTGGTCACGGTTTTTAATTATGTCCGATTAGTCACGAAATTATTGTGGCAAAACGTGTGTATATCTAGTCACATTAtcttttgtgacaaaaacatgACTATTAGTGCCACGGAAATGACACGATTAGTCACGTTTTTtcctattttcatattttgtgaCTAATCGAGACTTTTTCGTGACTAATCAAAAAATAGTCACACACATAAGTGACTAAAACGTGACTATAGGAGTAATTTCTACTAGTGAAAAAAAGGAATGATAGGgaatgagaaagaaaaattattccttgtgaatggtgatttttttaaGGAATGTTAGGGAATGCATTTGTTCCTCGTCGTtccttggtcaccattcataccctaaatgtttataattgttttaactTATCTTAAGTTTGTTTAATGTATTTAATTTTGTGTGACCTTTATTTAATGTATACTTCTATTTgtgtgaattttattttaatagtatgtaatatttattcaattttattttattttggtgtaTTTAAGGTATTCTAAATAGAGTTAGTAGATGTATTTGCGAAAGAAAATAATAGATGTATTTGCGAAAGAAAATAATTGTAAGgactaaaaagaaaatgaatagtAGTTTTGAGGTTTTGAATAGTAAAACCTCAAATTTGAAGTGTCACtatttaaaatctcaaaatttgAGAATTTGAAGTTGGATTGGAATgataaaaacttcaaaatttaaagattTGAGGTTGGGTTGAAGATGTTCTAAGCAGGACACAACTCAATCAAAGCAAGCTCCAAATAATCGGCTCAAGTAATCGGGTGAAGCGCCAATGGAGACTTAAACTCCGACCAATACTGACGCCGGAAAGAGAAATTCTCTCAATCTTGGTCGGATTCGAGAGCTCAAAACAAATACAACCCATTcaatttaaataaaagatagtATGCCCGCTCAgagataatattaattattatattattaaaataagatCCAAAATACATAATACGATccgaaatacaaatacaaaaatacaaaatacaaatcGGCGGCGGACAGATGCGTGCGCAGCCGATGTTTTTGAAATATGAaagaatacataaaaataaaacgcTGTCTggtttggtggtggtggtcaaATTCATTCACTTATCCAATCCGGCGGCGGCTGCTAGATTTTCCATGCAACATTTGCGTTATCAGCAAGGCGATCTAACTAACTGAGCTAATGCGCCTTGctgaattttaagaaaaaactttTGGGGTTATTCCATGTCAGGTTTTCTATGaaccaaaaatacaaaaatgagaattggaattttttttgtattacatAACTTTCTATTGATAAAAAGCAACAAATAGTATAATAAATGCATTTAAGAATGCACTATGAATGCATTTATTCCAtcaattctaaaattatttttaccatTTAACTTTAATGAAATGTAATAGTTATTACATAAATTccacaaataaataaacaaaaaacatgaGAAATTATTCTGTAacaaatttaacaaggaatgaatctattttatttgatgtgTTTTATTTATActcattaattttatttcatcaatttctaaacacatttaaCAATTACATTTAAAGAGAGTAATGAAGAAGTGGATGTCGATCATGGCCAATGTTACGAACGTGGAAGAGATAGTGGCATGGAATATGATTttgctatttgttttttctttgagTATTTAGCTTGTTTTTGTTTCTCCATAAAACAATACCACAATATCGTCATTACGCTAAAGAGCATAAAGATTATCTTTGCTTGTACTCTCTCAAACTGCTCACTGGTATAATATCCAACAAAACAGCCAAGCTTAATCTTGTTTTTATGAGATTTTCTAGAAGTGTTGATGGCGactgaaagagaaaaagagtgtTTGGTGTGCATGATTTTATACTTCATACTTAAGTTGAAGAGGACTCaacttttgttttattaatattaactcGGCTAATGTAAAATTTACATGTGTGTCATTATGTTGTTGTGCAACATGGAATATTTTACTCATGAAAAACTCGTTACGGCTTTTTAATTATCCAAATTAAATACAAACATGCCTATTTAGTGAATAAAGTTTGTTAGGTGGACTTAGAGTTTGAATGGAAAGTGTATAATTAGTGGATGATACAAAAGTATATTTCAACCATCAAATTATTCGTATTCACCAAAATTTTATAGCTTGACTAAAAAGATGAAGATATATTAGCAgtctaatttttttgtattttattaaacaaattgAATAAATCGCTATTGGTTGTATACACTTGTTAAATGGATTGTTtcatctcttttttgtttataaaatagtttctttattttgatatcaatgaattttatttatttccccTTCGTGAtaaaactttattattgtgacatgtaaatatcatttatatttatttataaatcttattttactTAAATACAACACTTAGTTTGTATAATTTACACCATATTCGTATAATTATATTCAAACACAGCATCTTCCAAAGCAGAATGAAAACAAGCACATAAAAGAAAGGAACTCAACATGAACGAATCTGAGTTCCAATTCAGCTCAAAAAATGGAGTGAAATGCGACAAGGGGGGATCAAGCTCCAACCAATTCGAAATCAGGAGCTACTCAATGATTCCGAGctcaaaaccaaatcaaaacattGACGAAATAAGAAGTCGTCTCATGCTGGATCGAGAGTGGTGTTTGGATCTGATCGGAGCTGATTGAGATTTGGAGGAGTCACAACCGCTGGTTGTTTGAGTTTGGTGCAGTTTTACGTAAACATCACCGCTCGGACTCGTTATTTTGTGACAATGCAAGTTGCGTAACCTTTGGTTAAAGACTATAtgttaatgtaataaaaacttTATGATAATTTTTCGATTTTCAGTGGACTTCTCAAATTATTATTTGTCTTTTCGAAAACAAAATATACATGCAGATTCAGTTTATCAGTTTAATAGTATGGCAAAGATTTTAGGCTGTTTCCTGGTTGGTCTGTGAGATTGAATGTTGCGGGATATGAACATAACTATGTTGTGGCAGTAGAGCTACGTACCAGGGACCGCATCAATGATACAAGAGTGGAGGTTGACAACAAACATAGAGTAGCTAATACGCATCTTCTCACATGTTTTCAGTATATTCCTTTTACTCACACACTTCTATGAATGAATTCCGTAACAAACATACTGACCGTGCTTCTACAGCTTGACTGTGACAGGTAGACGCATAACTATCTATCTAAACGTTGatgcaggcaccaaaggttCAATTCAAAATTTCCTGGCCACTCCCCAGAAATGTAAACAAGGATAACGTTTCTGCTGAATTAAGTAGAAACTATAGTTCTCCACAATCCAACATTATGATTCTTGATTGAGTTTTAGCTAGTGCACACCTAACAAGTAGTGGTTTTAGACTAGCCACTAGCTTATATATATGCTACCTAGAATTTGTCCAAGTTTCATACAGAGCACTAGCAACCTAATATTATAGCCATTTGGAGCAGGGATGACACAATGTGCATAATATATGATATCTGTATGgaggaagaaagaaaaacaatagtTCATGAAAGATATGTAGAatagtttggttttatttaaaacaGATTGCAGACAAGCATGCCCACAGTTGATAGAGTAAAACAACCCATCAATATTAAAGAAAACCAAGgctagaaaaataaaacaaaaaaaatcccaGTTCCATCTAAATAAGTCCTAAAAGCTggaaaaaaatctcaaactAGCAATAATTATTGTAGTAAATCCGGAAGCTGACCAAGGTAATCAGCAGCATACGGTGTCTGATACGGGTATGCGAATGTGCTCGACGGTACATGATTAAGCTGATTGACATACATACCATTATCATAAGACATCCACGGAACAGCTAAATGGTTCCAGAAGAGAACCTGATTATTATGATCATAGCTTGGCATGTAAGCATTATGGAAGATCATATCCGAAGAAGGATATGAAACTAGATTCTGCTGGCACATCATAGGCATAGAGACCGAAGAAGGcatggcggtggtggtggtagtAGCAGTAACCATCATTCTTTTCCCAATTCCATAGAGCATCCCTTTAGCAAACTTAGAGTCTTCAAACACATGTCTGAGCTTGATAAACACAAGCGCGGTCATTAAACTGTCTGAACCTGCATGGTGCGCTCTTCCCACACGTGGGATATTGAGAAGCTGAGCTAGTTTAGATAAACCGAGGTGTTCACCGAGCCCGTCGCAGTATCCAGCCATCACCTTCAAGTCGTAAACTTCGCCAAAGACTCTCACAACCTCTGATGCAAATTCCCCTCTAGTCTCCGGTAATTTTCCATAGTTGAGAATAGACAGGACGTAAGCAAAGTCGTACGCTCCTTGGAAAGCAACAAACTCCACGTGGTCCACGTGCTTCTGGGAGTAGAGGGCAGACAAAAACTTCGGGAAAAAGTTATATTTAAACATATCCACTCCTTCGCTCCTAATCTTGTTCAAGTCCACGCCGTGTTTCTTCAGAAAATCGATCGAGTTCTCGTTGCGCGTGTCCGAGGGGTCACCAAAGTTGGAGAAATTAATCTCCCACACGCCGCCAATCTCTCCCTTCGCGTTGAACAAAGTGAAGCCGCACTGGATCAGCTTTGACGATTCGACGTTAACTTTCATGGTTTTGTAGCAATCATCGTCCGAGGAGTGTAGGTATGTCCGGTGCATGATCCCAGGGTACTCTGTATCAAAAGCTATCTTTGGATATAGCTTAAGACATTCCTTCaaacaagccagctcttgatcaACGTTCTCCGCCCATACTGTCCTCGTCCATGGTACTGGTCCTAAGCGGTGATGATGATTCACGTTCATCGGTTCTgttgcagaagaagaaaaaatctaGGGCTCTTTGTTTAGGAGGAAGAGGCATGAGAATACGATAAGTCTGCTTTGATTTGTAACCTTTAGGGTTCTTGATTTATAAGgtagatttatttttatcttttccttttttctttttaattaataaaatcggTATACCTCAGTTTCCTT
The nucleotide sequence above comes from Brassica napus cultivar Da-Ae chromosome A9, Da-Ae, whole genome shotgun sequence. Encoded proteins:
- the LOC106420119 gene encoding LOW QUALITY PROTEIN: probable CCR4-associated factor 1 homolog 1 (The sequence of the model RefSeq protein was modified relative to this genomic sequence to represent the inferred CDS: inserted 2 bases in 1 codon); the encoded protein is MNVNHHHRLGPVPWTRTVWAENVDQELACLKECLKLYPKIAFDTEYPGIMHRTYLHSSDDDCYKTMKVNVESSKLIQCGFTLFNAKGEIGGVWEINFSNFGDPSDTRNENSIDFLKKHGVDLNKIRSEGVDMFKYNFFPKFLSALYSQKHVDHVEFVAFQGAYDFAYVLSILNYGKLPETRGEFASEVVRVFGEVYDLKVMAGYCDGLGEHLGLSKLAQLLNIPRVGRAHHAGSDSLMTALVFIKLRHVFEDSKFAKGMLYGIGKRMMVTATTTTTAMPSSVSMPMMCQQNLVSYPSSDMIFHNAYMPSYDHNNQVLFWNHLAVPWMSYDNGMYVNQLNHVPSSTFAYPYQTPYAADYLGQLPDXYYNNYC